One part of the Apus apus isolate bApuApu2 chromosome 11, bApuApu2.pri.cur, whole genome shotgun sequence genome encodes these proteins:
- the CMTR2 gene encoding cap-specific mRNA (nucleoside-2'-O-)-methyltransferase 2 — protein MNKYKKPYADQATSLEKFSPEIVSEIEKLFTKKFTYRKPVNNDWQLPNPNDAFTCDHKELDSLLALKDSMNEVKNQLSDKNLEEWHQHTSLTNKAGKIIPHVKKSVNAELCTQAWCKFHEILCAFPLLPEEALQDGELNSVHLCEAPGAFVASLNHYLKSQQVPCDWNWVANTLNPYHEANDTLVMIMDDRLIANTLPSWYFGPDNTGDVMTLKHLMGLQSFVSNMSTVHLVTADGSFDCQGNPGEQEALVSPLLYCEAVTALTILGTGGSLVLKMFTLFEHCSTNLLFLLNCSFEEVHVFKPATSKAGNSEAYVVCLRYMGREGIHLLLSKMIQNFGTEMVNKALFPQHVLPESFLKIHEECCMFFHRCQVETISENIHLFGHVGEAEQAKLNKLRDCAVEFFMQRLHMKPIARNNWLVKKSQADCSMNAKWFGQRTKYFRTYNERKMLETLTWNDKVAKGYFNHWAEEHSVNNSGKMCILEGLPSNLECGLWYVLEGKRLPVVKWSPFCDGQVLANLNEAMRDLVGGKLKLRQMLQSCPSCEVLPGEVILAEVLDLSRCHQEIGNERCRDHFKCLVVDFPSFSDAKSQPGMEIQLLDSATLRNFSFSLLYDGEPKYQQQLLECLLRSLAQLTVGDSLILPVLSCFTRFTAGLVFILHCSFRCVTFACPTSHQPLRASAALLCVGFRGLPAPVVEYLQHLGQLLSSLLDTDSPQQVLQCVPMDLLLQGKFLEFLWDLNTAIAKRQLHLLVQAKQQEVTSDLSL, from the coding sequence ATGAACAAATACAAGAAGCCTTATGCTGACCAGGCTACAAGCCTTGAAAAGTTCAGTCCTGAGATAGTCTCTGAAATTGAGAAGCTCTTCACAAAGAAGTTTACTTACAGGAAGCCTGTGAATAATGACTGGCAGCTCCCGAATCCCAACGATGCTTTCACGTGTGATCACAAGGAGTTGGACTCACTCCTGGCTCTGAAGGACTCCATGAATGAAGTGAAGAATCAACTGAGTGATAAGAATTTGGAGGAGTGGCACCAGCACACTTCACTTACCAACAAAGCAGGGAAGATCATCCCTCATGTGAAGAAATCAGTGAATGCTGAGCTGTGCACCCAGGCCTGGTGCAAGTTCCATGAGATCCTGTGCgctttccctcttctccctgaAGAAGCTCTTCAGGACGGAGAGCTGAATTCTGTCCACCTCTGTGAAGCACCTGGAGCTTTTGTAGCCAGCCTCAATCACTACCTGAAATCCCAGCAGGTCCCTTGTGACTGGAACTGGGTGGCCAATACTCTCAACCCCTACCATGAAGCCAACGACACCCTCGTCATGATCATGGACGACCGACTCATAGCAAACACGTTGCCCTCGTGGTACTTTGGCCCAGATAACACTGGGGATGTGATGACTTTGAAACATCTGATGGGGCTTCAGagctttgtcagcaacatgAGCACAGTTCACTTGGTCACTGCTGATGGCAGCTTTGATTGCCAGGGCAATCCAGGCGAGCAGGAGGCTCTTGTCTCACCCCTCCTTTACTGCGAGGCTGTCACTGCTTTAACGATCCTGGGCACGGGGGGATCATTGGTTTTGAAGATGTTCACCCTGTTTGAACACTGTTCTACCaatctgctcttcctgctgaaCTGCTCTTTTGAGGAGGTCCATGTCTTTAAGCCAGCCACTAGCAAAGCTGGGAACTCAGAGGCCTACGTGGTTTGTCTTCGTTACATGGGCAGGGAAGGCATccacctgctgctttccaagaTGATACAGAACTTTGGAACAGAAATGGTCAACAAAGCTCTTTTCCCTCAGCATGTGCTACCAGaatcttttcttaaaatacatgaGGAGTGTTGCATGTTCTTCCACAGGTGCCAGGTAGAGACTATCTCTGAGAACATCCATCTCTTCGGGCACgtgggagaggcagagcaggccAAACTGAACAAGCTGAGAGACTGTGCAGTGGAGTTCTTCATGCAGAGGCTTCACATGAAACCCATTGCCAGGAATAATTGGCTGGTCAAGAAATCTCAGGCTGATTGCAGCATGAATGCAAAGTGGTTTGGGCAAAGAACCAAGTATTTTAGGACATACAATGAAAGGAAGATGCTGGAGACCCTCACGTGGAATGATAAAGTGGCAAAGGGCTATTTTAATCACTGGGCTGAAGAACATAGTGTAAATAATTCTGGTAAAATGTGCATCTTGGAAGGATTACCTTCTAACCTGGAGTGTGGCTTGTGGTACgttttggaaggaaaaagacTCCCAGTGGTAAAATGGTCTCCATTCTGTGATGGTCAAGTCTTGGCAAATCTTAATGAAGCCATGAGGGACTTGGTGGGGGGGAAGCTGAAGCTCAGACAGATGCTGCAGAGTTGTCCCTCCTGTGAAGTTCTTCCTGGGGAAGTGATACTGGCAGAAGTGTTGGATCTTTCCAGGTGTCATCAGGAAATCGGAAATGAAAGATGCAGGGACCACTTCAAGTGCCTTGTGGTGGACTTTCCATCCTTCTCTGATGCCAAAAGCCAACCTGGGATGGAAATCCAGCTCCTGGACTCAGCCACACTGAGGAATTTCAGCTTCTCCTTGCTTTATGATGGAGAACCAAAgtaccagcagcagcttttggagTGTCTTCTGCGTTCCTTGGCTCAGCTCACAGTGGGAGACTCCTTGATTTTGCCTGTTCTCTCTTGTTTTACACGTTTCACAGCTGGCCTGGTCTTTATCCTGCACTGCTCTTTCAGATGTGTCACCTTTGCTTGtcccacctcccaccagcctcTGAGGGctagtgctgctctgctgtgtgtgGGTTTCCGAGGCCTCCCAGCTCCAGTTGTTGAGTACCTGCAGCATCTGGGCCAACTCCTCAGCTCTTTACTGGACACAGACTCACCCCAGCAGGTGTTGCAGTGTGTGCCCATGGATCTTCTCCTGCAGGGCAAGTTCCTGGAGTTCCTGTGGGATTTAAACACAGCCATTGCAAAGAGACAGCTCCACTTGCTTGTGCAAGCCAAGCAGCAGGAAGTGACTAGTGatctttcactttaa